From the Clostridium sp. Marseille-P299 genome, one window contains:
- a CDS encoding ABC transporter permease — protein sequence MKKAIDNFKKYRFLLVELVKKDIKLKYRSSVLGLLWTLLEPLLTMIVLTLIFENFRGNDKIVKFPIYVLCGRLMYSYFSNGTKLALKSIRRNSSMIRKVYVPKYMYPLSSSLSGFVTFLISLIVLVGVAAVLDLHPTIYMLQAIFPLLTIFIMTTGLGFILATLDVFFRDAEYLWGVILMLIMYMSAIFFDGADFIARNVNGWIVKFNPLYCVIANFRNAIYGRPMNVKYFIYSAGFSVVMLVIGVIMFYRKQDKFVLYI from the coding sequence TTGAAAAAAGCAATTGATAATTTTAAAAAATATAGATTTCTATTAGTTGAATTAGTAAAGAAAGATATAAAACTTAAATATAGAAGTTCCGTCTTAGGATTATTATGGACTCTTTTAGAGCCATTATTAACAATGATAGTTTTAACATTGATTTTTGAAAACTTTCGTGGAAATGATAAGATTGTAAAATTCCCAATCTATGTTTTATGTGGACGTCTTATGTATTCTTATTTTTCAAATGGCACAAAATTAGCACTTAAGTCTATTAGACGTAATAGTAGTATGATCCGTAAGGTTTATGTACCGAAATATATGTACCCATTATCCTCATCTTTATCAGGATTTGTTACATTTTTAATATCATTGATTGTATTAGTAGGTGTGGCAGCAGTTCTAGATTTACATCCTACAATTTATATGTTGCAAGCAATTTTCCCACTTCTTACAATCTTTATAATGACAACAGGACTTGGATTTATCCTAGCAACCCTTGATGTGTTTTTTAGAGATGCAGAGTACTTATGGGGAGTTATTTTAATGTTAATTATGTATATGTCAGCTATTTTCTTTGATGGAGCTGATTTTATTGCACGTAATGTAAATGGCTGGATTGTAAAATTTAATCCGCTTTATTGTGTTATTGCTAATTTTAGAAATGCTATCTATGGAAGACCTATGAATGTTAAATATTTTATTTATTCAGCAGGATTTAGTGTAGTGATGTTAGTAATAGGTGTGATTATGTTTTATAGAAAACAAGACAAATTTGTGCTCTATATTTAG
- a CDS encoding ABC transporter ATP-binding protein, with translation MNDIVLKVDNVSVKFHLTKEKVDSLKEYMIKKVRHELRFQEFWALRDVSFNLRRGERLGILGLNGAGKSTLLKVIAGVLKSTEGKVTTKGKIVPLLELGAGFDKQYTGAENIYLYGAVLGYPKSFIKEKFDEIVEFSELGDFIHVPIKNYSSGMRARLGFSIATVVEPEILILDEVLSVGDAKFRKKSEKKIKDMFDKGITVLFVSHSLAQVRSLCDRAIILEKGRLIAQGEAQTICDMYEEKIKK, from the coding sequence GTGAACGATATAGTTTTAAAAGTAGATAATGTAAGTGTAAAGTTTCATTTAACAAAAGAAAAGGTAGATAGTTTAAAAGAATACATGATTAAAAAGGTTCGTCACGAGCTTCGTTTTCAGGAGTTTTGGGCACTTAGAGATGTTTCTTTTAACCTAAGAAGAGGAGAAAGACTTGGTATCTTAGGTCTGAATGGTGCTGGTAAAAGTACTCTTTTAAAGGTGATTGCTGGTGTATTAAAATCCACCGAAGGAAAAGTGACAACAAAGGGAAAGATTGTACCTTTACTAGAATTAGGTGCCGGTTTTGATAAGCAATATACAGGTGCTGAAAATATTTATTTATACGGTGCGGTACTTGGTTATCCTAAAAGCTTTATTAAAGAAAAGTTTGATGAGATTGTAGAGTTTTCTGAATTAGGAGATTTTATTCATGTACCAATTAAGAATTACTCTTCTGGTATGCGTGCTAGATTAGGTTTTTCTATCGCAACAGTAGTTGAACCAGAGATTTTAATACTGGATGAAGTATTATCTGTTGGTGATGCTAAATTCCGAAAAAAGAGTGAAAAGAAGATTAAAGATATGTTTGACAAAGGGATTACTGTATTATTTGTATCCCATTCCTTAGCGCAAGTAAGATCTCTATGTGATCGCGCAATCATTCTAGAAAAAGGGCGTTTAATTGCACAGGGTGAAGCACAAACAATCTGTGATATGTACGAAGAAAAAATTAAGAAGTAG
- a CDS encoding CDP-glycerol glycerophosphotransferase family protein, protein MREIVKRLTPKPFIYLYQKLRYAWIVAFFYLFRVFPINKRKVVICNVWGFGDNAKYVTEELVRRQLSYELVFITNQPAKAKQIPGVRFLKTNSLAAIKALVTAKVWVESNRKEAFTRKRKGQYYIQLWHGGLPLKKIEGDCAEFLGETYIKRAKRDSEITDLYVSNGTFCTEMYRRAFWFMGPILECGTPRNDILINEDLNLKDKTKEALGIKKERKIALYAPTYRGEEENYSYSFDFLELKKSLEKHFGGEWVIIVRLHPLVASHSHDFTYNETIVNGSNYPDMYELMQASDVLITDYSNTMFEFGMMNRPVFLYINDVNQYTLQRGLYFNIDELPFLAAKNEKYLFKNIEGFMKEEYLEKLHEFFHKVALIETGKASEMVVEKIEKVIEG, encoded by the coding sequence ATGCGTGAAATAGTAAAAAGGTTAACACCTAAGCCATTCATATATCTTTACCAAAAACTTAGATATGCATGGATTGTTGCTTTTTTTTATTTGTTTCGGGTATTTCCCATCAATAAAAGAAAAGTAGTGATTTGTAATGTCTGGGGATTTGGGGACAATGCGAAATATGTAACAGAAGAGCTCGTAAGAAGGCAATTGTCTTATGAGCTTGTTTTCATAACAAATCAACCAGCAAAAGCAAAACAAATACCAGGAGTTCGATTTTTAAAAACGAATTCATTAGCGGCGATAAAAGCACTGGTTACAGCAAAAGTTTGGGTGGAGAGCAATCGAAAAGAGGCATTTACGAGAAAGCGAAAAGGTCAATATTATATACAACTGTGGCATGGAGGCTTACCTTTAAAGAAGATAGAAGGCGATTGTGCTGAATTTCTTGGTGAGACTTATATAAAGCGAGCAAAGCGGGATTCCGAAATTACAGATTTGTATGTATCGAATGGTACATTTTGTACAGAAATGTATCGACGAGCTTTCTGGTTTATGGGGCCAATATTAGAATGCGGAACCCCTCGTAATGATATATTGATTAATGAAGATTTGAACCTTAAAGATAAAACAAAAGAGGCATTAGGAATAAAGAAAGAGAGAAAAATCGCTCTGTATGCACCAACATATCGTGGTGAGGAAGAGAATTATTCTTACTCATTTGATTTTTTAGAATTGAAAAAATCATTAGAAAAGCACTTCGGTGGTGAGTGGGTTATTATAGTACGATTGCATCCATTAGTAGCAAGTCATAGTCATGATTTTACGTACAATGAGACGATTGTAAATGGAAGTAACTATCCAGATATGTATGAGCTTATGCAAGCTAGTGATGTACTTATTACGGACTATTCTAACACAATGTTTGAGTTTGGAATGATGAATCGTCCTGTGTTTTTATATATAAATGACGTGAATCAATATACCTTACAAAGAGGTTTGTATTTTAACATTGATGAACTTCCGTTTCTAGCAGCAAAGAATGAAAAGTATTTATTTAAAAATATCGAAGGATTTATGAAAGAAGAGTATCTTGAGAAACTACATGAATTCTTTCATAAGGTTGCACTTATAGAAACAGGAAAAGCATCTGAAATGGTAGTTGAAAAAATTGAGAAAGTCATTGAAGGCTAA
- a CDS encoding S1C family serine protease — protein sequence MSDEYNNFSNQSNEKGNNSNQREYSFWAEQAATNDTMNHQANTSSSNSFNNNSYSNQYSEHFSNPNNFNNQSNFTYAQDFNYSNPEPEKPKKKHSKGFRRICSFTAKAALFGVVASAAFIGFNHVYYYFNPEARSNYSNVLSENSKLNFDSPSNGYALSTTTVSEGVKINSSDVSDLVEKTMPATVSISSVFDTSYYVWGQQYQQESEGGGSGIIIGKTDSELLIATNNHVVEDAKKIIINFIDNTTAEATIKGRDSQADLAVVSVDITTLSEDTLNKISVASLGDSDSVKVGQMVVAIGNALGYGQSVTVGYISAKDREISVSNSNGSVTKMTVLQTDAAINPGNSGGALINMNGEVIGINSAKLANTDVEGIGYAIPISNALPIVNELKDREILKDEEKGYLGIQIRDLSSDVIESFNWPEGAYVSSVVEDGAAKKAGLLQGDIITAVNDVKISSAKQLQELVNSYRYGTTVTVTYQRIKDGVYEEHSVDVVLQQAPTTDTTTNGSTQSSPNEDAQNNGESQNNGNSQNNSGSQNNVDPKNNNGSNNNNDTSQNPEQGQNPETENPNSDSSNPESDLFNNLNDLFNNLMP from the coding sequence ATGTCAGATGAATATAATAACTTTTCGAATCAATCAAACGAAAAGGGTAATAACTCCAACCAAAGAGAATATAGTTTTTGGGCTGAACAAGCCGCGACCAACGATACTATGAATCATCAAGCAAATACTTCTAGTTCCAACTCATTTAACAATAATTCATATTCAAATCAATACAGTGAACATTTTAGTAATCCAAATAATTTTAATAATCAAAGTAACTTTACTTATGCTCAAGATTTTAATTATAGCAATCCAGAGCCTGAAAAGCCAAAAAAGAAACATTCCAAGGGCTTTAGACGTATTTGTTCATTTACAGCTAAAGCAGCTCTATTTGGTGTAGTGGCTTCTGCAGCATTTATTGGTTTTAACCATGTTTATTATTATTTTAATCCAGAAGCAAGATCGAATTACTCCAATGTACTTTCAGAGAATTCAAAACTAAATTTTGATTCACCAAGTAATGGCTATGCATTATCAACAACAACAGTATCAGAAGGCGTAAAAATTAATAGTTCAGACGTTTCTGATTTAGTTGAGAAAACAATGCCTGCTACTGTATCAATTTCTAGTGTATTTGATACTTCTTATTATGTATGGGGACAGCAGTACCAACAAGAATCTGAAGGTGGTGGTTCCGGTATCATTATTGGAAAAACTGATTCAGAGCTGTTAATTGCAACAAATAATCACGTTGTAGAAGATGCTAAAAAGATCATTATTAATTTTATCGATAATACTACTGCAGAAGCTACAATCAAGGGACGTGACTCTCAGGCAGACTTAGCTGTAGTATCCGTTGATATTACAACTCTTTCAGAAGATACACTAAATAAAATATCTGTTGCAAGCTTAGGTGATTCTGACTCTGTCAAAGTTGGACAGATGGTTGTTGCTATTGGTAATGCTCTTGGATATGGTCAGTCTGTAACCGTTGGTTATATCAGTGCGAAGGACCGTGAAATTTCAGTTTCCAATAGTAACGGTTCTGTAACTAAGATGACAGTTCTTCAAACAGACGCAGCTATTAATCCAGGAAATAGTGGTGGCGCTTTAATTAATATGAATGGTGAAGTTATCGGCATTAATTCAGCAAAACTTGCAAATACCGATGTAGAAGGTATTGGATACGCAATTCCTATCAGTAATGCACTTCCTATTGTAAATGAATTAAAAGATCGCGAGATATTAAAAGATGAAGAAAAAGGCTATCTTGGAATTCAAATTAGAGATTTAAGTAGTGATGTTATTGAATCTTTCAATTGGCCTGAAGGTGCATATGTTAGTTCTGTTGTAGAAGATGGCGCAGCTAAGAAAGCAGGACTTTTACAAGGTGATATCATTACTGCTGTTAATGACGTCAAAATCTCTTCTGCGAAACAATTACAAGAACTAGTGAATTCTTATCGATATGGAACTACGGTAACTGTCACTTACCAACGCATTAAAGATGGTGTATATGAAGAGCATAGTGTGGATGTAGTACTACAACAGGCCCCTACTACAGATACTACTACAAATGGTAGTACCCAATCTTCACCGAATGAAGATGCACAAAACAATGGCGAATCACAAAACAATGGTAATTCACAGAATAATAGTGGTTCACAAAACAATGTTGATCCAAAGAATAATAATGGCTCAAACAATAATAATGATACTAGCCAGAATCCAGAACAAGGTCAAAACCCAGAAACGGAAAACCCAAATAGCGATTCTTCCAATCCAGAATCTGATTTATTCAATAACCTAAATGACCTTTTTAATAATTTAATGCCTTAA
- a CDS encoding undecaprenyl-phosphate glucose phosphotransferase, whose protein sequence is MIKENQKIFNRLHIIVDGILIILSYISAFYIRFGVLYRFSFLTLGPNEQYYNIEVYVRYLWYLVPTYLVVYSFCNLYKPIRGNNRWVDLWNLIKANSLGALFFMSVLFVMKEIDISRAILVIFSVLNIFLAMVFRYMVSRVLNQMRKRGLNQKHVLIVGYSYAAEKYIERLLANPQWGYHIYGILDDTMEIGTMYKKVKVIGTTEELETILANNDLDEISVTLSIKEYAKLEHIVGICEKAGAHTKFVPDYHNIIPTIPYMEDLEGLPVINIRNVPLSNTLNKIVKRIVDIFGAIVAIILFSIPMIIVALIIKLTSPGPIIYSQVRVGLHNKNFKMYKFRSMEVQPESKEKKAWTTSNDPRVTKIGRIIRKTSIDELPQLFNVLMGDMSLIGPRPERPYFVEKFKEEIPRYMIKHQVRPGLTGWAQINGYRGDTSIRKRIECDLYYIENWTLGLDFKILFLTFFKGFINKNAY, encoded by the coding sequence ATGATTAAGGAAAATCAAAAAATATTTAATCGCTTGCACATTATTGTGGATGGGATTTTAATTATACTTTCATATATTTCAGCATTTTATATCCGATTTGGGGTATTATATCGTTTTTCATTTTTGACATTAGGGCCAAATGAACAATATTATAATATTGAAGTATATGTAAGATATTTATGGTATTTGGTACCGACCTATTTAGTTGTTTATTCATTTTGTAACTTATACAAACCAATAAGAGGTAATAATCGTTGGGTTGATTTATGGAATTTAATTAAGGCAAATTCTTTAGGTGCCTTATTTTTCATGTCCGTATTATTCGTTATGAAAGAGATTGATATTTCTAGAGCTATTTTAGTAATATTTTCAGTCTTAAATATCTTTCTAGCTATGGTATTTCGATATATGGTTTCTAGAGTATTAAACCAAATGAGAAAAAGAGGTTTAAATCAGAAGCATGTATTAATTGTAGGTTATTCCTATGCGGCAGAAAAATATATTGAACGTCTCTTAGCGAATCCGCAATGGGGATATCATATCTATGGTATCTTAGACGATACGATGGAAATTGGTACGATGTATAAAAAGGTGAAAGTCATTGGGACAACTGAAGAATTGGAAACAATACTTGCGAATAATGATTTAGATGAAATATCAGTAACACTAAGTATCAAAGAATATGCGAAACTAGAACATATCGTTGGTATTTGCGAAAAAGCTGGTGCACATACTAAGTTTGTACCAGATTATCATAATATAATTCCTACCATACCTTATATGGAGGACTTAGAGGGGTTACCAGTTATTAATATACGTAATGTACCTCTAAGTAATACATTAAATAAGATAGTAAAGCGAATTGTAGATATCTTTGGAGCAATCGTAGCGATTATACTATTTAGTATACCAATGATTATTGTGGCATTAATCATTAAGCTAACGTCTCCTGGGCCTATTATATATTCTCAAGTACGAGTTGGATTACACAATAAAAACTTTAAAATGTATAAATTCCGCTCCATGGAAGTGCAACCTGAGAGTAAGGAGAAAAAAGCTTGGACTACATCCAATGACCCTCGTGTAACAAAGATAGGGAGAATTATAAGAAAAACAAGTATTGATGAATTGCCGCAATTATTTAACGTCCTTATGGGTGATATGAGTTTGATTGGTCCTAGACCTGAAAGACCTTACTTCGTAGAAAAGTTTAAAGAAGAAATTCCACGTTATATGATTAAACACCAAGTGCGACCAGGTTTAACGGGTTGGGCACAAATTAATGGTTATCGTGGAGATACTTCAATAAGAAAGCGTATCGAATGTGATTTATATTACATTGAAAACTGGACATTAGGTCTTGATTTTAAAATATTATTTTTAACTTTCTTTAAGGGATTTATTAATAAAAATGCTTACTAA
- the clpX gene encoding ATP-dependent Clp protease ATP-binding subunit ClpX, with translation MSEDKDRNEDVKNEYEDICYICRRPESRAGKMIHIPGNICICSDCMQKTFDSMNKNGGPYADMMNLNPALMGMLPHDIPQSQKIKKKQPKAAKETQKMPESVVDIKKISAPHLIKAQLDEFVIGQDYAKKVISVGVYNHYKRVAKNEADNVEIEKSNMLMIGPTGSGKTYLVKTLAKLLNVPLAITDATSLTEAGYIGDDVESVISKLLAAADNDVERAEHGIVFIDEIDKIAKKRNTNSRDVSGESVQQGLLKLLEGSDVEVPVGATSKNAMVPLTTVSTKNILFICGGAFPELDKIIKQRLNKQASIGFNADLKDKYDSDPNLLQKVSVEDLREFGMIPEFLGRLPIIFSLESLTKDMLIRILCEPKNAIIKQYKKLLDYDEVELIFDDSALEAIAEKALQKKTGARALRAIIEEFMLDIMYEIPKDENIGRVTITKDYIEKKGAPLIEMRGSNKVPRIAQENA, from the coding sequence ATGAGTGAAGATAAAGATCGTAACGAAGATGTAAAGAATGAATACGAAGATATTTGTTATATATGTAGGAGACCAGAAAGTAGAGCAGGTAAGATGATTCATATACCAGGAAATATATGTATATGTTCTGATTGTATGCAAAAGACATTCGATTCAATGAATAAGAATGGTGGACCGTATGCAGATATGATGAATCTAAATCCAGCGCTTATGGGAATGTTACCACATGATATTCCACAAAGTCAAAAGATTAAGAAAAAGCAGCCAAAGGCAGCAAAGGAAACCCAAAAGATGCCAGAGTCAGTAGTGGATATTAAAAAAATATCAGCTCCGCATCTAATAAAGGCACAGCTTGATGAATTTGTAATTGGCCAAGACTATGCTAAAAAAGTAATATCAGTAGGTGTATACAACCATTACAAACGAGTAGCAAAGAATGAAGCAGATAATGTTGAAATTGAAAAGTCAAACATGCTTATGATTGGACCAACCGGTAGTGGTAAAACATATCTTGTAAAAACGTTAGCTAAGTTATTAAACGTACCACTTGCAATTACAGATGCAACATCATTAACAGAAGCCGGCTATATTGGAGATGATGTAGAAAGTGTTATTTCAAAATTATTAGCGGCAGCAGATAATGATGTTGAAAGAGCAGAGCATGGTATCGTATTTATTGATGAGATTGATAAAATAGCAAAGAAGAGAAATACAAATAGTCGTGATGTCAGTGGTGAATCCGTACAACAGGGACTATTAAAATTGTTAGAAGGTAGTGACGTTGAAGTACCTGTTGGTGCTACTAGTAAAAATGCTATGGTTCCGTTAACAACAGTAAGTACAAAAAACATTTTATTTATCTGTGGCGGGGCATTTCCTGAACTAGATAAAATTATAAAGCAACGTTTGAACAAACAGGCATCCATAGGATTTAATGCAGACTTAAAAGATAAATACGATAGCGATCCAAATCTTTTACAAAAAGTTAGTGTAGAAGATTTAAGAGAATTTGGTATGATACCAGAATTTCTAGGAAGACTTCCAATTATTTTTTCCTTAGAAAGTTTAACAAAGGATATGTTAATACGTATTCTATGTGAACCAAAGAATGCAATTATTAAACAATATAAAAAATTGCTTGACTATGATGAAGTTGAATTAATCTTTGATGATAGTGCCCTAGAAGCAATTGCTGAAAAAGCATTACAAAAGAAAACTGGTGCGCGAGCACTTAGAGCAATCATAGAAGAATTTATGTTAGACATTATGTATGAGATACCAAAAGATGAAAACATTGGTAGAGTAACAATTACGAAAGATTATATTGAGAAGAAGGGAGCACCTCTAATTGAGATGCGCGGTAGTAATAAAGTACCACGTATTGCGCAGGAGAATGCTTAA
- a CDS encoding C39 family peptidase gives MKYKQRNLLYYICGIEAVILVILILISNSFKASSKDKDAVLTVSRGIELKTQEHLYIEEDQIDEENQSTNDEENQSTNDEETDNQIDTDDESEEGVTEINNISGDVDSSEVTGIDQEYIDALQTAQAGALLQTDGAVDMIYYMQTDKRWANSYYGGTDTMEVYACGPTSMSMVVSSLTDIKIDPVQMANWAYQNGYWYPKSGSLHTLIPNAAKAFGLNVEGVENTPEAAEKIKSALQEGKLVVTLMGKGQFTKTGHFIVLRGITKEGKILVADPASKERTNESWDIETIVSEAKAWANANGPFWVISANK, from the coding sequence ATGAAGTACAAACAACGTAACCTATTGTATTATATTTGCGGAATAGAAGCGGTGATTTTAGTAATTTTGATACTAATTTCTAATAGCTTTAAGGCTTCTTCAAAAGACAAAGATGCGGTTCTTACCGTTTCTAGAGGAATCGAGTTAAAGACTCAGGAGCATCTTTATATAGAAGAAGATCAAATAGATGAAGAGAATCAAAGTACAAACGATGAAGAGAATCAAAGCACAAACGATGAAGAGACTGACAATCAAATAGATACTGATGATGAATCAGAGGAAGGCGTTACTGAAATTAATAATATTTCAGGCGACGTAGATTCATCAGAAGTAACTGGTATTGATCAGGAATATATCGATGCACTACAAACTGCTCAGGCAGGAGCACTATTACAGACAGACGGTGCAGTGGATATGATATACTATATGCAAACAGATAAACGTTGGGCAAATTCTTATTACGGTGGAACGGATACAATGGAAGTATATGCATGCGGACCAACATCCATGTCCATGGTGGTATCTAGTTTAACGGATATAAAGATTGACCCAGTGCAGATGGCAAATTGGGCATATCAAAACGGGTACTGGTATCCGAAGAGTGGTTCTCTTCATACGTTAATCCCAAATGCAGCAAAGGCCTTTGGACTTAATGTAGAGGGAGTAGAAAATACCCCAGAAGCAGCTGAAAAAATAAAGAGTGCGTTGCAGGAAGGGAAACTTGTAGTAACCTTAATGGGAAAAGGACAGTTTACTAAAACAGGACATTTTATCGTACTACGTGGGATAACAAAGGAAGGTAAAATACTTGTTGCTGATCCTGCTAGCAAGGAAAGGACAAACGAGTCTTGGGATATAGAGACCATTGTAAGTGAAGCAAAAGCGTGGGCGAATGCAAATGGTCCTTTTTGGGTGATTAGTGCAAATAAATAA
- a CDS encoding S8 family peptidase, with protein MNNTDRNECKNAILSNEYADFFVEHGALLERIRREVGPFCEQVINYKYSIIHVPISPTSNYVTYNYSNAMFPKVYGLMVASNIEDIGVARLRRLQYLNLLGSGTIIGFVDTGIDYTMDVFKKADNTTRITHIWDQTIQAGPIPSGFNYGTEYLSEDINGALQSENPFDIVPSTDTDGHGSFMASIAAGNIDEKHDFTGVAPLADIMVVKLKPAKENLRDYYFIREGAICYQETDIVMGIKYLLEKSFEARKPIVICLGVGTNLGGHEGEGILDEYLGYVENLSGICVVVPTGNEANYSGHYRGEEASMGEYDDVEIRVGEGERGFALELWSKAPSVFSIGLTSPSGEVIERIPARVDNSQTIRFIFESTVVYVDYRFLEMRTGDELIFMRFAMPTPGIWRIRVYKEYTFNNYYDLWLPIKEFIGQETYFLKPDPNITITDPGNASTPITVGAYDHVTHSIYLNSGRGYTRTGRIKPDIAAPGVNVYGALPNNRFGVRSGTSIAAAHAAGAAALLLEWGIVNGNRPSIHTREIKTLFIKGATRTNIQYPNNEWGYGALNIFGAFESLRTTL; from the coding sequence GTGAACAATACGGACAGAAATGAATGCAAGAATGCTATTTTATCCAATGAGTATGCTGACTTTTTCGTGGAACATGGTGCTTTGTTAGAGAGAATTAGAAGAGAGGTTGGACCGTTTTGTGAACAAGTGATCAATTACAAGTACTCGATAATTCATGTTCCAATTAGTCCTACCAGTAACTATGTAACGTATAACTATAGCAATGCGATGTTTCCAAAGGTATATGGTCTTATGGTAGCTAGTAACATTGAAGATATTGGAGTGGCTAGGTTAAGAAGGCTGCAATACCTAAATTTACTAGGAAGCGGGACTATTATAGGTTTTGTTGATACTGGTATTGATTATACCATGGATGTTTTTAAAAAAGCTGATAATACAACAAGAATTACTCATATATGGGATCAAACCATACAGGCAGGACCAATTCCTAGCGGATTTAATTATGGAACGGAATATCTAAGTGAGGATATCAATGGTGCTTTGCAATCAGAGAACCCATTTGATATTGTGCCAAGTACAGATACAGATGGTCATGGAAGCTTTATGGCAAGTATTGCAGCTGGTAATATAGATGAAAAACATGATTTTACTGGAGTTGCACCTTTAGCAGACATCATGGTGGTAAAGCTTAAACCAGCAAAAGAAAATTTAAGGGACTATTATTTTATAAGAGAAGGAGCTATTTGTTATCAAGAGACCGATATCGTTATGGGGATTAAATACCTGCTTGAAAAGTCATTTGAGGCGAGAAAGCCTATTGTTATCTGTCTTGGGGTTGGGACTAATTTAGGCGGACATGAGGGAGAGGGGATTTTAGATGAGTACCTTGGTTACGTTGAGAACTTATCTGGAATTTGTGTTGTTGTCCCAACAGGAAATGAGGCGAATTATAGTGGACATTATCGTGGGGAAGAAGCATCCATGGGAGAATATGACGATGTAGAAATACGTGTGGGAGAGGGTGAGAGAGGTTTTGCACTAGAGTTGTGGTCAAAGGCACCTAGTGTGTTTTCAATTGGGTTAACATCCCCTAGTGGAGAAGTAATTGAGAGGATACCAGCTAGGGTAGATAATAGTCAAACAATACGATTTATATTTGAGAGTACTGTGGTATATGTGGATTATCGCTTCTTAGAAATGAGAACGGGAGATGAACTGATTTTTATGAGGTTTGCTATGCCTACTCCAGGTATTTGGAGAATACGGGTTTACAAAGAATATACATTTAATAATTATTATGATTTATGGTTACCAATAAAAGAATTTATAGGGCAGGAAACATACTTTCTTAAACCAGACCCTAACATAACAATTACAGATCCAGGAAATGCAAGTACTCCAATCACTGTAGGAGCCTATGATCATGTAACCCATAGTATTTATTTAAACTCAGGAAGAGGATATACAAGAACTGGACGTATTAAGCCAGACATAGCAGCTCCAGGTGTAAATGTGTATGGTGCTTTACCAAATAATAGATTTGGAGTGCGAAGTGGAACGAGTATTGCAGCTGCACATGCAGCAGGAGCGGCCGCACTACTATTAGAGTGGGGAATTGTTAATGGAAATCGACCATCTATACACACACGTGAAATAAAAACATTATTCATCAAGGGAGCAACACGTACGAATATACAATATCCAAATAATGAATGGGGATATGGGGCACTTAATATCTTTGGAGCATTTGAAAGTTTACGAACTACATTATAA
- a CDS encoding hydrolase: MAKGIVPEIDGNLRKHMVRVPAAINQVSGIRIFGKLIQSIVFSTDVAIIRNCNANAVIAVYPFTPQPIITHSIISCSDVPVFCGVGGGTTTGKRVIGLAEDAEFQGAMGIVLNAPTPNETIRRLRDKIDIPIVITVISERTDIEERLKAGADILNVSGASNTIEIVKSIRKKFPSVPIIATGGPTEESILRTIEAGANAITFTPPTSGEIFKGMMNKYRQEEDIL; encoded by the coding sequence ATGGCAAAAGGTATTGTACCAGAGATTGATGGTAATTTAAGAAAGCATATGGTTCGTGTACCAGCAGCAATAAATCAAGTGAGTGGAATACGGATCTTTGGAAAGTTAATTCAATCCATTGTATTCTCAACAGATGTTGCAATAATAAGAAACTGCAATGCAAATGCGGTAATAGCAGTTTATCCATTTACTCCTCAACCCATTATTACACATTCAATTATTAGTTGCTCGGATGTACCTGTTTTTTGTGGAGTTGGCGGTGGAACCACAACAGGAAAACGTGTGATTGGACTAGCAGAGGATGCTGAATTTCAAGGTGCTATGGGGATTGTTTTAAATGCTCCGACTCCAAATGAAACAATTCGTAGACTTAGGGATAAGATTGATATTCCAATTGTAATAACTGTGATTTCAGAGCGTACAGATATTGAAGAACGTTTAAAGGCTGGAGCAGATATTCTTAATGTATCAGGAGCTTCTAACACAATTGAGATTGTGAAGAGTATAAGAAAGAAGTTTCCGAGTGTTCCAATTATTGCAACTGGAGGACCAACAGAAGAATCGATACTAAGAACAATTGAGGCTGGGGCAAACGCAATCACTTTTACCCCTCCAACAAGTGGAGAAATATTTAAAGGAATGATGAATAAGTATCGACAAGAAGAAGATATTTTATAA